In Gimesia benthica, a single window of DNA contains:
- a CDS encoding CheR family methyltransferase, with protein MIDENTKPIDDSDLTDGGKPPTYIVGIGASAGGLESLEKLFRSMPTQSAMAYVVLQHLSPDFKSMMSELLARDTSMRIIVAEDGIRVEANVIYLLPPKKQMILADGCLHLSEKDVSRGLNLPIDHFLVSLAREMGEYAIALILSGSGTDGTKGAQEISRHGGLVISESLDTAKFDGMPASAQASGTVDLVLSPPDMGDALLRYCEDPDTFPSVRQDRIESDSPLKGIDSIIQTFRKVYDIDFSSYKDTTVKRRIQRRLDMAHVNNFDQYAEVLQKNPEELHRLYSDLLIGVTQFFRDPEIFDYVTREILPGVLKRRKKNEPIRVWVAGCATGEEAYSVAIALQEAMLCTEEPRPLKLFATDVHKRSIEHASRGIFRDDVLKGVTPELLERYFTRRTDGFQIRSEIRQMIVFAPHNVLRDAPFTDLDFVSCRNLLIYFRPSAQRRAISLFHYGLRLEGILLLGGSESTGELANEFDTISERYRIYRKRRDVRLTHNLRSPLTSADSVHRGLLTHPLPVTGVNRTRQLHDELLDLYMPPSILIDTSRSVIDTFSGAEKLLRFPSRKPSLDVLDLVDREIRTTLSGAIGRAIKNQAEVRFGKLAIQNEDETKLFNMTVRPLAGKAEDIYYLITFEPVTNASSEQVGSNLQADLPSKASSLSNAGIESLLDASRTQIRQLEDDLRYSRENLQATVEELETSNEELQATNEELIASNEELQSTNEELHSLNEELYSVNSEHQLKIEELAELNRDMNHLLENTDVATVFLDSDLKIRRFTSRVREVFELIDEDIGRSIHVFGSKLRIDDLVQRLKDVLQKGEAYEREVRGADGTSYLMRLLPYRPDDLVSGVVMMWVDVSSLEMLRGRLRWLSAIVESTNDAIIGQDLSGIITSWNRGAEQLYGYTAAEILGKKIDILIPTDRAYEVAEYRDRILRGETILTVDTVRLGRDRNPIDVSLTVSPVFNSENQVIGISKIARDIGERIRMEQEIRNQVRRRERFLAMLSHELRNPLNVISNATAILSNENADEQTKVSTIVTMKRQIRMITHLLADLLDVARIAEDRISLEFQPLDLRDLVPAVKEVVQSELERHNCAVEFEFPDHAILVNGDPTRLIQIQVNLIHNAAKYSGTTEAIRVKMDTDESTVSLSVIDQGRGIPKESLETIFEPFAQLDYSSSMSDGGLGVGLTLAKSLVELHGGSIHAISKGEWQGSSFHISLPKFDLEEDTLPGFPLNPEQEQSVALPATKLTICVVEDIEANRDMMKTLLELDGHLVSTVNDGISGIDVLTNQRFDLAFVDIGLPDISGYEVATRVREKFASEQLKLIALTGYGQPRDIQDAIDAGFDDHFLKPIDPEKLTRLCASHNRRNSGTNPEA; from the coding sequence GCCTACGCAGAGTGCGATGGCCTATGTGGTACTCCAGCATCTATCACCTGACTTCAAAAGCATGATGAGCGAGTTGCTTGCCCGAGACACGAGTATGAGAATCATTGTGGCGGAAGACGGTATCCGCGTTGAAGCCAATGTAATCTACCTACTCCCTCCGAAGAAGCAAATGATACTGGCAGACGGGTGTCTGCATCTCAGTGAAAAAGATGTTTCGCGAGGGCTGAATCTTCCCATCGATCACTTTTTGGTATCGCTCGCACGTGAGATGGGGGAGTATGCAATTGCCTTGATCCTCTCGGGGAGTGGAACCGATGGGACGAAGGGAGCCCAGGAAATCTCCCGTCATGGTGGATTGGTGATTAGCGAAAGTCTCGACACCGCCAAGTTCGATGGTATGCCTGCGAGCGCACAGGCCTCGGGTACGGTTGATCTCGTACTTTCGCCGCCCGATATGGGGGATGCCTTGTTGCGCTACTGCGAAGATCCCGATACTTTTCCGAGTGTAAGACAGGATCGAATTGAGTCAGATTCCCCATTAAAAGGAATCGATTCGATCATTCAAACGTTCCGGAAAGTGTATGATATCGATTTTTCGTCTTACAAGGACACTACGGTCAAGCGACGTATCCAACGTCGGCTCGACATGGCACATGTAAATAATTTCGATCAATATGCGGAGGTTTTACAAAAAAATCCAGAAGAGCTTCATCGCCTCTATAGCGATCTGCTGATTGGCGTTACGCAATTCTTTCGCGATCCAGAGATCTTCGATTACGTAACCAGAGAGATACTGCCTGGTGTGCTTAAACGTCGCAAGAAAAATGAGCCAATACGAGTCTGGGTCGCGGGTTGCGCAACTGGAGAAGAAGCGTACTCGGTGGCAATCGCTTTGCAAGAGGCGATGCTGTGTACAGAAGAGCCTCGACCACTCAAGCTATTCGCTACTGATGTCCATAAACGCTCCATTGAGCATGCCAGTCGCGGAATATTTAGAGACGATGTACTAAAAGGGGTAACCCCGGAATTATTGGAACGATATTTCACCAGACGGACCGATGGTTTTCAAATACGCTCCGAAATCAGACAGATGATCGTCTTCGCGCCACATAATGTGCTTCGTGATGCTCCTTTTACCGACCTCGATTTTGTCTCCTGCCGGAATTTGTTGATCTATTTCCGTCCGTCTGCTCAAAGGCGTGCAATTTCTCTCTTCCATTATGGCTTGCGTTTGGAAGGCATCCTGCTGCTCGGAGGAAGTGAATCGACAGGTGAATTAGCAAATGAATTCGATACGATCAGTGAGCGATATCGCATCTACCGCAAACGACGCGACGTAAGGCTGACACACAACTTGCGATCCCCACTGACTTCGGCGGACTCGGTGCACCGTGGACTTCTCACGCACCCACTACCTGTCACAGGAGTCAATCGTACACGACAGCTTCACGACGAACTTCTTGACCTGTACATGCCCCCCAGTATATTGATCGATACTTCGCGATCGGTAATTGACACATTTTCCGGGGCAGAAAAACTGCTTCGATTTCCCAGTCGAAAGCCATCCCTGGACGTCTTAGACTTGGTCGATCGAGAAATTCGCACCACACTCTCTGGCGCAATTGGGCGGGCTATCAAAAACCAGGCTGAAGTCCGTTTTGGAAAATTAGCGATTCAAAATGAAGATGAAACGAAACTCTTTAACATGACAGTCCGCCCGCTTGCGGGCAAGGCCGAAGACATCTACTATCTGATCACTTTCGAGCCCGTCACCAATGCATCATCAGAACAGGTCGGGAGCAATCTACAAGCCGATCTCCCGTCCAAGGCATCCTCTCTCTCGAACGCGGGCATTGAAAGCCTACTTGATGCGTCACGCACTCAAATCAGGCAGCTTGAGGACGACCTCCGCTATTCGCGTGAGAACCTGCAAGCGACGGTCGAAGAACTGGAAACAAGCAACGAGGAACTCCAGGCCACTAATGAAGAACTGATTGCATCTAATGAAGAATTACAGAGCACCAACGAGGAACTCCACTCGCTCAACGAAGAACTTTACAGTGTAAACTCGGAGCACCAACTCAAAATTGAAGAATTGGCTGAGTTGAATCGAGATATGAATCATCTCTTGGAAAACACCGATGTTGCGACGGTCTTTCTTGACAGTGATTTGAAGATTCGAAGATTTACCTCTCGTGTCAGAGAAGTCTTCGAATTGATTGACGAAGATATTGGTCGCTCGATTCATGTGTTCGGGTCGAAGCTTCGTATCGATGATCTCGTTCAGCGGCTTAAAGATGTTTTGCAGAAAGGCGAAGCATATGAGCGGGAAGTTCGAGGAGCCGATGGGACGAGTTACTTGATGCGACTTTTACCTTATCGACCCGATGACCTGGTGAGTGGTGTTGTAATGATGTGGGTCGATGTCTCCTCTCTGGAAATGCTGAGGGGACGCTTGAGGTGGCTTTCGGCAATCGTGGAATCAACCAATGATGCCATTATAGGCCAAGACCTTAGTGGGATTATCACAAGCTGGAACCGCGGTGCCGAGCAACTTTACGGCTATACTGCTGCCGAGATTCTCGGAAAAAAGATCGATATCCTGATCCCCACAGACAGAGCATATGAGGTTGCTGAGTATCGCGATCGCATCTTACGCGGCGAAACGATACTCACCGTAGACACCGTACGTTTGGGCCGCGACCGTAATCCGATCGATGTATCTCTAACCGTATCACCGGTGTTTAACTCGGAAAATCAAGTGATTGGCATCTCTAAAATCGCCCGGGATATTGGAGAGCGAATCCGGATGGAGCAGGAAATCCGCAATCAAGTCCGCCGACGCGAGAGATTCCTGGCGATGCTCTCTCACGAATTACGCAATCCTCTCAATGTTATAAGCAATGCAACCGCAATCTTATCGAATGAAAACGCGGATGAGCAGACGAAAGTTTCTACCATTGTCACAATGAAAAGGCAGATTCGGATGATTACTCATTTACTCGCGGATCTGCTCGATGTGGCCAGGATCGCCGAAGACCGCATCTCGCTCGAATTTCAGCCTCTGGATCTTCGCGATCTGGTACCCGCAGTGAAGGAGGTAGTCCAATCCGAATTGGAACGGCATAACTGCGCGGTCGAGTTTGAATTCCCGGATCATGCGATCCTTGTTAATGGCGATCCAACAAGGCTGATTCAAATCCAGGTCAATCTGATTCATAACGCCGCGAAGTACTCTGGTACAACTGAAGCGATTCGGGTAAAGATGGATACTGACGAATCGACTGTCTCTCTCTCCGTGATCGATCAAGGGAGGGGGATTCCAAAAGAAAGTCTGGAAACGATCTTCGAACCCTTTGCACAATTGGATTATTCCAGCTCAATGAGTGATGGTGGACTTGGAGTCGGTCTCACTCTGGCAAAATCTTTAGTTGAACTGCATGGAGGTTCAATCCACGCCATAAGCAAAGGCGAATGGCAAGGTAGCTCATTTCATATTTCATTACCAAAATTTGATTTGGAGGAGGATACGCTCCCCGGTTTTCCATTAAACCCGGAGCAAGAACAGTCAGTAGCTCTCCCTGCCACCAAACTCACAATCTGTGTTGTGGAAGACATAGAAGCTAACCGCGACATGATGAAAACCCTGCTCGAACTTGATGGCCATCTGGTCTCGACGGTGAATGATGGTATCTCGGGGATCGACGTTTTGACTAATCAGCGATTCGATCTGGCTTTCGTAGATATTGGGCTTCCCGATATCAGCGGTTACGAGGTAGCCACTCGAGTCCGTGAAAAATTTGCATCTGAGCAATTAAAATTGATAGCTCTTACGGGCTATGGGCAACCCCGGGACATTCAAGATGCCATCGATGCGGGTTTCGATGACCATTTTCTGAAACCAATCGATCCGGAAAAGTTGACACGACTTTGTGCCTCTCACAATCGACGAAACTCAGGCACGAATCCAGAAGCTTAA